The following coding sequences lie in one Aspergillus luchuensis IFO 4308 DNA, chromosome 8, nearly complete sequence genomic window:
- a CDS encoding fasciclin domain-containing protein (COG:S;~EggNog:ENOG410PWQ5;~InterPro:IPR036378,IPR000782;~PFAM:PF02469;~SECRETED:SignalP(1-20);~antiSMASH:Cluster_8.11): protein MAVLVTVAALAAIASQLVTASPLMDTLLLIPDLSTYAEVYNLTGGIVEINPLFLKRYNYDEDKRNYTFLAPTNDAWAKIPNAIFDILMTQQAYPLTEALLRTHIIEAGLTASELVKVSESEGAGGISTSLQVSNTAEQYHNGVLTKTVQGYYIDSVTSSNGTVQIDDQSAIVMANIVADNGLIHAIDQVIDPFLLYGGGPSNRTIAPTSETTDLTIGEFLTSDSRLVNSSKILFENSPDTLRRLSKQTGSMQFFVAPQNEAYDLMPTILPIFHTLVAPYKSPFNTLMWQYGWLDSDGDTFAGLNFSSPVTVASDITGLNITVTQEENAIFIMNAGLVSQVKATNGYLWVVDRWLDPLYQAFGPIDRFGTPEWP, encoded by the exons ATGGCTGTTCTTGTAACCGTCGCAGCGTTAGCTGCAATTGCCAGTCAACTGGTTACAGCCTCTCCCCTCATGGATACCCTCCTGCTAATCCCCGACTTATCTACCTACGCCGAGGTGTACAACCTGACCGGCGGTATTGTAGAGATCAATCCATTGTTTCTCAAACGCTACAACTACGACGAAGACAAACGTAACTACACATTCCTTGCTCCCACTAACGAC GCATGGGCCAAGATTCCCAACGCCATTTTCGATATCCTTATGACCCAACAAGCCTACCCCTTAACCGAGGCCCTCCTGCGCACACACATCATCGAGGCTGGTCTCACGGCTTCTGAGCTTGTCAAGGTATCTGAAAGTGAGGGTGCAGGAGGAATATCTACCTCACTCCAGGTGTCCAATACTGCCGAGCAATACCACAACGGGGTTCTGACCAAAACAGTCCAGGGATATTATATTGACTCCGTCACTTCCTCGAATGGCACTGTACAAATCGACGATCAATCTGCCATTGTGATGGCAAATATTGTTGCAGACAATGGTCTGATCCATGCAATCGACCAGGTTATTGACCCTTTCCTACTTTATGGTGGTGGACCCAGCAATCGTACAATCGCACCGACAAGTGAGACAACAGACTTAACCATCGGAGAGTTCTTGACGAGTGACTCGCGTCTTGTGAACTCATCGAAGATCCTTTTTGAGAACTCCCCAGATACGTTGCGTCGGTTGTCGAAACAGACAGGCAGTATGCAGTTCTTCGTTGCTCCACAAAATGAGGCTTATGATCTGATGCCTACGATCCTTCCCATATTCC ATACTCTTGTCGCGCCATACAAAAGCCCATTTAACACTCTAATGTGGCAATATGGCTGGCTTGACAGTGATGGCGATACCTTTGCGGGTCTGAATTTCAGCAGTCCGGTCACAGTAGCTAGCGACATTACAGGGCTCAATATCACTGTCACCCAAGAGGAGaatgccatcttcatcatgaaTGCAGGTCTCGTCAGTCAAGTGAAGGCAACCAATGGGTACCTGTGGGTTGTGGATCGGTGGTTGGATCCACTGTATCAGGCCTTTGGTCCCATCGACCGATTTGGTACACCAGAGTGGCCATGA
- a CDS encoding uncharacterized protein (COG:S;~EggNog:ENOG410PRK7;~InterPro:IPR007219;~PFAM:PF04082;~TransMembrane:1 (o374-394i);~antiSMASH:Cluster_8.11;~go_function: GO:0003677 - DNA binding [Evidence IEA];~go_function: GO:0008270 - zinc ion binding [Evidence IEA];~go_process: GO:0006351 - transcription, DNA-templated [Evidence IEA]), translating to MEGEPCHRPAKLTIPFLLHYTNVESESKYESLRLLSQCTGADPQIGCCAVNHQPGFSYFLTDPWERMFHSFICTANLDPPCDSKPSATYSFDDADLESTSAELLRILTCSEQQDALGQETLDIDKARQLFTPSNIDKFIKAFFDNPFHTHYINAAAFSLSKTSNLLVLTMVLLGAVYSNPYRSDDLATYSNVTEHLVFEGLAFKKLLHGNTDILDSRGTLETLQAAMLVVILQSYKENQDSIRRIRLQRMPTIFTAIRMLELNKITNDFIPGVSDWDTYFLRESLVRVMAGIYLLDCYCVIFFRYPSLLRLDEIAFEIPQRDDLFHAHNAVEWEELSLKDQKPHVPLRLRTVLRDFMRPEDQPPQHGAYFPNTIFASFLVLSAIQCVLFDLLALHTFMDDIRVFEPVDRALNRWKIHWDSMCQGIEPGTAKRAGFIIHAAEFWCVAKALIKHPSAAWPEDGNDTLDTTQSFRRLVDRLMEDDNTANGTLHVLHIKQMRRSR from the exons ATGGAAGGGGAGCCATGCCATCGCCCCGCAAAGTTGACAATACCGTTTCTTCTACATTATACAAATGTAGAGAGTGAATCGAAATACGAAAGTCTCCGCCTGCTGTCTCAATGTACGGGTGCGGATCCGCAAATTGGTTGTTGTGCTGTGAACCATCAACCGGGATTTTCATACTTCCTCACAGATCCTTGGGAAAGGATGTTTCACTCTTTCATATGTACTGCTAATCTTGACCCACCATGCGACTCAAAACCCAGTGCGACGTACTCGTTCGATGATGCAGATCTTGAGAGCACTTCCGCCGAGCTCCTAAGAATTCTCACCTGCTCCGAACAGCAAGATGCACTGGGTCAAGAAACCCTGGACATCGATAAGGCCCGCCAGCTATTTACTCCTTCTAACATCGACAAATTCATTAAAGCATTCTTCGACAATCCATTCCACACACACTACATCAATGCAGCCGCATTCAGCTTGAGCAAAACCTCCAATCTTCTTGTTCTGACAATGGTACTCTTAGGGGCGGTTTACAGTAACCCTTACCGCTCAGATGATCTGGCAACATACTCAAACGTCACCGAACACTTAGTATTCGAAGGACTAGCTTTCAAGAAGTTATTACATGGAAATACTGACATCCTCGATTCCCGTGGCACTTTAGAAACCCTCCAAGCTGCAATGCTTGTCGTTATTTTGCAGTCTTATAAGGAAAATCAAGATAGCATACGACGCATTCGCTTGCAACGCATGCCAACTATCTTTACTGCAATTCGTATGCTCGAGTTGAACAAGATTACGAATGACTTTATTCCTGGTGTTTCAGACTGGGACACATATTTTCTCCGTGAAAGTCTTGTCAG AGTCATGGCAGGCATCTACCTGCTGGACTGTTATTGCGTTATCTTCTTTCGCTATCCGAGCCTTCTGAGACTCGATGAGATTGCTTTCGAAATACCGCAACGAGATGACCTATTCCATGCTCACAATGCCGTTGAATGGGAGGAACTATCATTGAAGGATCAGAAGCCCCACGTACCTTTACGATTGCGGACCGTTCTTCGCGACTTCATGAGGCCCGAAgaccaacctcctcaacatGGGGCATATTTTCCGAATACTATATTCGCATCATTTCTTGTCCTTTCCG CGATACAATGTGTATTATTTGACCTGTTAGCCCTGCACACATTCATGGATGACATTCGTGTCTTTGAACCGGTGGATCGTGCATTGAATCGGTGGAAGATCCACTGGGACTCAATGTGCCAAGGGATTGAACCAGGTACTGCCAAACGAGCCGGATTCATTATCCATGCTGCAGAATTTTGGTGTGTTGCCAAGGCTCTCATAAAGCATCCATCTGCTGCGTGGCCTGAAGACGGCAACGATACTTTAGATACGACACAAAGCTTTCGCCGCCTGGTAGACAGGTtgatggaggatgataaTACTGCCAATGGAACTTTGCACGTTCTTCATATTAAACAAATGCGAAGGTCTAGATAG
- a CDS encoding uncharacterized protein (antiSMASH:Cluster_8.11), with protein MDFFRNRWNSERLDLDGFKKFVQEWRTRYTFLDFEFHEALATPDVNDEEGRGGTIGFALKGRVVSKDDGKMYGGKAHAIFKVEWIGDRRVITRNAQVLQGPYVVEDER; from the exons ATGGACTTCTTCCGCAATAGATGGAATTCCGAGCGACTGGACCTAGACGGGTTCAAGAAGTTTGTTCAAGAGTGGCGCACTCGCTACACCTTCCTCGACTTCGAATTTCACGAAGCCCTTGCCACGCCTGATGTCAACGACGAAGAGGGACGTGGAGGCACGATCGGCTTCGCGCTGAAGGGACGCGTCGTGTCCAAGGATGACGGGAAGATGTATGGAGGAAAGGCCCA TGCCATCTTCAAGGTCGAATGGATTGGAGATCGTCGGGTCATCACCAGAAATGCTCAGGTCTTGCAGGGACCCTACGTGGTTGAGGATGAAAGATAA
- a CDS encoding uncharacterized protein (COG:Q;~EggNog:ENOG410PW5J;~InterPro:IPR001242;~SECRETED:SignalP(1-35);~antiSMASH:Cluster_8.11;~go_function: GO:0003824 - catalytic activity [Evidence IEA]) — MFSRMKRITASVGALPAHFILAALQSFLLSQNCVSDTCIFVVDEGRPHVDVEGMIGCFTRITPVRFSIRWNSILTFEALLQNAKESATEAMEHTDVDIARIERHGCISPGTRESSTITQAALQYENYNQFGTFQAADFDMSVQDHMLLPLHVPIFLKAIEVGEELMLLMDCSLFSIPRPTDANGFLESFVSHLSSLIRDHRQPVMP; from the coding sequence ATGTTCTCACGCATGAAGCGAATAACAGCTTCTGTTGGAGCTCTGCCTGCCCATTTCATACTTGCAGCCCTGCAAAGCTTCTTGCTCTCGCAGAATTGTGTTTCAGACACATGTATTTTCGTGGTCGACGAGGGAAGGCCTCATGTGGATGTAGAGGGAATGATTGGTTGTTTCACCAGAATTACTCCCGTCCGGTTTTCCATTAGGTGGAACAGTATCCTAACCTTCGAGGCTCTACTTCAAAATGCTAAAGAATCTGCAACTGAGGCCATGGAACATACAGACGTGGATATTGCACGGATTGAAAGACATGGCTGCATCTCTCCTGGAACCAGAGAAAGCTCTACAATTACGCAGGCTGCCCTTCAGTATGAGAACTATAACCAGTTTGGGACTTTCCAAGCCGCGGACTTCGATATGTCTGTACAGGACCACATGCTACTGCCATTGCACGTGCCTATTTTCTTGAAAGCTATTGAAGTGGGTGAAGAATTGATGCTTTTGATGGATTGTTCGCTATTTAGTATTCCTCGTCCGACTGATGCAAATGGGTTTCTGGAGTCGTTCGTGAGTCATCTCTCATCATTGATTCGTGATCATCGGCAGCCTGTGATGCCTTAA
- a CDS encoding uncharacterized protein (COG:S;~EggNog:ENOG410PQYR;~TransMembrane:1 (i20-38o);~antiSMASH:Cluster_8.11), translated as MSRRTTIPEQPPRPSSLGSCILYGCGAGLLGVAAMTVGEKIEQYFTGRPNSYVPGHTLERLLRLPVRPDSERFGLNMAMHYGQGAAAGIIRAFMSAYGVRGPFADFMFVAIRLMIDQTLENVTGVGALPWTWPINEQVIDIIHKGVFAFVTGYFTDRWLQG; from the exons ATGTCCCGTCGCACCACAATTCCCGAGCAGCCGCCCCGACCGTCCTCACTAGGGAGCTGCATCCTCTACGGCTGCGGAGCGGGTCTGCTTGGCGTCGCTGC AATGACAGTAGGTGAAAAGATCGAGCAATACTTCACCGGGCGACCGAATTCATATGTACCGGGTCACACTTTGGAGCGTCTTCTGCGACTACCCGTTCGCCCCGATTCCGAGCGCTTCGGATTGAACATGGCGATGCATTATGGACAGGGAGCAGCTGCGGGAATAATTAGAGCATTTATGAGCGCATACGGCGTTCGCGGGCCATTCGCGGATTTTATGTTCGTTGCCATACGGCTTATGATCGATCAAACACTGGAAAATGTTACGGGTGTTGGGGCGCTTCCGTG GACCTGGCCTATTAATGAGCAAGTCATTGATATTATTCATAAGGGTGTCTTTGCGTTTGTGACGGGATACTTCACGGATAGGTGGCTACAAGGGTGA